A genomic window from Chrysoperla carnea chromosome 3, inChrCarn1.1, whole genome shotgun sequence includes:
- the LOC123296430 gene encoding uncharacterized protein LOC123296430 — translation MIRENFFLILGLIFINVNLSEQWKINNQLMLETCLEIDRGNNSIHMEVYKEIVKMVYIVCNSKHLNRLNSNEKDMCKEVEGLEPEDTTDYMSGNNKKFMNLCKDVACALFGKNQIYSSCNNKCQRLCTKHENTSNCKITCDHGCGCRENDCWDEQINECRQN, via the exons atgattcgtgaaaatttctttttaatccttggtttaatatttataaacgtaAATTTAAGTGAACAATGGAAGATAAATAATCAGCTAATGTTAG agACGTGTTTGGAAATAGATCGAGGTAACAACTCGATTCACATGGAAGTTTATAAAGAAATCGTAAAGATGGTATACATTGTATGTAATTCAAAACACTTAAACAGGCTAAATTCGAATGAAAAAG aTATGTGTAAAGAAGTGGAAGGATTAGAACCAGAGGATACGACGGACTATATGTCgggtaataataaaaagtttatgaaTCTGTGTAAAGATGTAG caTGTGCTTTGTTTGGAAAGAATCAAATTTATTCatcatgtaataataaatgtcaaagaTTATGCACTAAGCATGAAAACACATCGAATTGTAAAATAACTTGTGATCATGGATGCGGATGTCGAGAAAATGATTGTTGGGATGAACAAATAAATGAGTGcagacaaaattaa
- the LOC123294485 gene encoding uncharacterized protein LOC123294485, which translates to MNKHKLINILFIFITNYICVLTQDIGFPEQEQNPEFLNKNNRQPIYIPGRCPQNELLYPGDHADDWICDCAPGFLYYPLRNLCYPAYKQGPCEKKQYLVLQSDSSIPKCISNPCQRNGYVFYQNMCHQLGKLDGPCGLISTGNGILGVNSTTFDVECLPSSVSPQLSSYNDPIYNDFCPSNSRRNYNGKCNRSVIVK; encoded by the exons atgaataagcataaattaattaatattctatttatatttattacaaattatatttgtgtATTAACGCAAGACATTGGATTTCCTGAACAGGAACAAAATCCAGAATTCCTAAACAAAAAT AATCGTCAACCAATTTATATACCAGGAAGGTGTCCACAAAATGAATTATTGTATCCAGGAGATCATGCGGATGATTGGATATGTGATTGTGCTCcag gTTTCTTATACTATCCACTAAGAAATTTATGTTATCCAGCATATAAACAAGGACcatgtgaaaaaaaacaatatttagtaTTACAATCGGATTCATCCATACCAAAATGTATATCGAATCCATGTCAAAGAAATGGTTacgtattttatcaaaacatgtgtCATCAATTGGGAAAATTAGATGGACCTTGTGGTTTAATAAGTACAGGAAATGGTATATTAGGTGTAAATAGTACAACTTTTGATGTTGAATGTTTACCATCTAGCGTAAGTCCACAATTAAGTTCGTATAACGATCCAATATACAACGATTTTTGCCCTTCAAATAGCCGTCGCAATTATAATGGTAAATGTAATCGTTCTGTCATCGTTAAATGA
- the LOC123294880 gene encoding uncharacterized protein LOC123294880, whose protein sequence is MRGSTAGLTVSGKGKSPAHYALLSVLDSSLAIFILSPAVVGYWRAVWELMSIYVYPEDPFTSALVSVIFGFSGHIIAGLYQNNFEKWLDPDKRRLTYLIGSRLYTIIFACACVNTWRGIWLLLDTYMESEILLLTSLIASVVALILMRCTRNLLAVPFCIVNDSVQSYFEIPTFYRVPSCEKNRPAYVLDCLFSVFVIGTLVVFVWRGAWVICDIYLYPDDEGSSAIGSVILGYIVTISAFLIQPLMKWVCEKTTGLLRLCIADIYFLFAFIGTVNVWRGIWNVLNLYYLPDDPELSCWSTHTIFLILLILLKCSNSVLVRGVYIDAEEPDGKCVVFPCYYLRLYFQNERIKKHCLQLQSLRRKSDISCGDFTKVKSMQHETTAHLCTCHMTNESVTNHITVNIPLMNPIKECNINDNHDATL, encoded by the exons ATGCGTGGAAGTACAGCGGGTTTAACAGTGTCGGGTAAAGGGAAATCACCAGCACATTATGCATTATTATCGGTACTCGATTCAAGTcttgcaatttttatattatcaccAGCGGTTGTTGGTTACTGGCGTGCTGTATGGGAATTAATGTCAATTTATGTTTATCCCGAAGATCCATTTACAAGTGCATTAGTATCGGTTATATTTGGTTTTAGTGGGCATATTATTGCTggattatatcaaaataattttgaaaaatggttGGATCCAGATAAAAGACGTTTAACATACTTAATTGGTTCACGACTTTATACGATTATATTTGCATGTGCTTGCGTTAATACATGGCGTGGTATTTGGTTATTGCTGGATACGTATATGGAATCAGAAATTCTTTTGTTAACATCATTAATTGCTAGTGTTGTGGCGTTAATTTTAATGCGTTGTACACGAAATTTATTAGCGGTACCATTTTGTATAGTAAATGATAGTGTTCAATCTTACTTTGAAATACCTACTTTTTATCGGGTGCCG AGTTGCGAAAAAAATCGACCCGCATATGTCTTGGATTGTCTTTTTTCTGTATTCGTTATTGGAACATTGGTGGTTTTCGTTTGGAGAGGCGCTTGGGTTATTTGCGACATTTATTTATATCCGGATGATGAAGGATCATCGGCAATCGGCAGTGTG atattGGGTTATATCGTTACCATATCAGCATTTTTAATTCAACCTTTAATGAAATGGGTTTGCGAGAAAACAACTGGTTTACTAAGACTATGCATAGCagacatttattttttgtttgcttttatTGGGACTGTAAATGTATGGCGTGGTATATGGAACGTTTTGAATCTGTATTATTTACCAG ATGATCCAGAATTAAGCTGTTGGTCCACACATACAATATTcctaatattattgatattattaaaatgttccaATTCAGTATTAGTGCGTGGTGTATATATTGATGCTGAAGAACCCGATggtaaatgtgttgtatttccATGCTATTATTTACGCTTGTATTTCCAAAATGAACgtattaaaaaacattgtttacAATTACAATCGTTACGTCGTAAATCTGATATTAGTTGCGGTGATTTTACAAAAGTTAAATCAATGCAACATGAGACAACAGCACATTTATGTACATGTCACATGACAAATGAATCCGTTACAAATCATATTACTGTCAATATACCATTAATGAATCCAATCAAAGAATGTAATATTAATGATAACCATGATGCTACGTTATAA